aattcaaattctaACCCGTCTGAGGCACCGGAATCTTGTTACTCTATATGGCTGCACTTCTAGACGTTGTCGTGAACTCCTCCTTGTTTATGAGTACATTCCTAATGGCACAGTTGCCGATCATCTCCATGGTGATAGAGCCAAGGATAAGCACCTCACCTGGCAACACAGGATGAATGTTGCCATTGAAACCGCTGATGCGTTGGCCTATCTCCACAATTCAGATATTATTCACCGTGATGTGAAGACTAATAACATACTCCTTGATCATAACTTCTGTGTCAAAGTTGCAGATTTTGGACTTTCCAGGCTGTTCCCAAATGATGTCAGTCATATCTCAACTGCTCCACAGGGGACTCCTGGGTACGTGGATCCAGAGTATCATCAATGCTACCAGCTTACCGATAAAAGTGATGTTTATAGCTTTGGTGTCGTCCTCATTGAGCTCATATCATCAATGCCAGCAGTCGACATAAGCAGGCACAGGCATGAGATCAATCTAGCTAACTTGGCAATAAACAGGATTCAGAAATGTGCGTTTGATGAGTTGATTGATCCATCTCTTGAATACAAATCAGATACCGAGGTTTGGAGGATGACAACTTCAGTAGCAGAGTTAGCTTTCAGGTGTTTGCAGCTTGAGAAGGACATGAGGCCGAAAATGGAGGAGGTCGTGGAGACCTTGAAGGAGATAAAGAATTGCAAAGATACTTCAATTGATAAGACAGATGAGACTGATGAAAAGGCTGTTGAGTCTAGAAAAGCAACAGTCGCTTCGCCAGAATCAGAAGACATTGTATTGTTGAAGAATGTAAAATGTCCATCTTCGCCGAATTCCGTGGCTGATGTATGGGCTAGTAGCTCCTCTACTACTAGTGCTAGTAGATGAGATCCTTGCTCACTTTTCCTAGAACTTAAGTACACATCAATACACCCATTTTCTGTGCTGCAAATGAGCGAAtcataacacacacacacactctctctctctctctcggcatTTTGTATTTGATCCGCCGTCCCTTCTTTTCCAAACATGTATGAGAAAGTGAAAGAGCTATAAGTGCATACCAATGTACATAAAGAAATGCAGCTGTCTTTTGAACTTTGATTTCATCTCAtggaattttctgaaataaatgaTCTCTTGGGGAATTTGAGAAGGGAGAAATCAAGCTTTCTATGCAAATTGCGCCATAACAATGCTTAGGTCTTGGTAGCCCCATGTGGGATTTAGGCAGTCTTTGCTTCAAGCTTTTACTAGAGTGAGAACGAATATTGAGGATGATATACAGTTTCTCAATTtcatagcttttttttttttttttcaatccaaTTTCATAGCTCTTACTTATCCTAGGAATACTACT
The nucleotide sequence above comes from Coffea arabica cultivar ET-39 unplaced genomic scaffold, Coffea Arabica ET-39 HiFi ptg000200l, whole genome shotgun sequence. Encoded proteins:
- the LOC140032827 gene encoding LEAF RUST 10 DISEASE-RESISTANCEUS RECEPTOR-LIKE PROTEIN KINASE-like 1.1, with amino-acid sequence MNFASYFLSRNTSEPSSNLDLEGGSVYFGVPVFSYSELEEATNSFDASKELGDGGFGTVYFGKLRDGREVAVKRLYEHNFKRMEQFMNEIQILTRLRHRNLVTLYGCTSRRCRELLLVYEYIPNGTVADHLHGDRAKDKHLTWQHRMNVAIETADALAYLHNSDIIHRDVKTNNILLDHNFCVKVADFGLSRLFPNDVSHISTAPQGTPGYVDPEYHQCYQLTDKSDVYSFGVVLIELISSMPAVDISRHRHEINLANLAINRIQKCAFDELIDPSLEYKSDTEVWRMTTSVAELAFRCLQLEKDMRPKMEEVVETLKEIKNCKDTSIDKTDETDEKAVESRKATVASPESEDIVLLKNVKCPSSPNSVADVWASSSSTTSASR